The proteins below are encoded in one region of Desulfobacteraceae bacterium:
- a CDS encoding amidohydrolase family protein yields MSSVLLKNIGTMVSGDIADPVLAADAILVVDGKISRVGRLEAMGPVTADKTIDCNGTTVTPGLIDSHCHVVMGDFTPRQNEVGFLSSEVHGGVTTMISAGEVHFPGRPKDPAGTKALAILSHKAYRNFRPGGAKVLGGSVILEKGLTEADFEEMAREGVCVVGEIGLGSVKDPEEAAPMVRWAKKNGMTVMMHTGGTSIPGSSTITAAMVIATDPDVVSHLNGGPTAVAPVEVEKLIRETDLTLEIVHCGNPKVAVEAGRLCAEAGALGRVIIGNDAPSGTGVIPLGILRVVNHLASLTPVSAAQALCMASGNTARVYKLNRGVIAAGREADLVIMDAPMGSVGADALAAIEAGDVPGVAMVLVDGQVVVAKSRNTPPPKRTPTVV; encoded by the coding sequence ATGAGTAGCGTTCTCTTGAAAAACATCGGTACGATGGTCAGCGGCGACATCGCCGATCCGGTCCTGGCGGCGGACGCCATCCTGGTGGTCGACGGCAAGATCAGCCGGGTCGGGCGGCTGGAAGCGATGGGGCCGGTCACGGCCGACAAGACCATCGACTGCAACGGCACCACCGTGACCCCCGGACTGATCGATTCTCACTGCCACGTGGTGATGGGGGACTTTACCCCGCGCCAGAACGAGGTCGGTTTTTTGAGCAGCGAGGTTCACGGTGGGGTGACCACCATGATCTCCGCCGGTGAGGTCCACTTTCCAGGGCGGCCCAAAGACCCGGCCGGCACCAAGGCCCTGGCGATCCTCTCCCACAAGGCCTACCGCAACTTCAGGCCCGGCGGGGCCAAGGTCCTCGGCGGGTCGGTGATCCTGGAAAAGGGGCTGACCGAGGCCGACTTCGAGGAAATGGCCCGCGAAGGGGTCTGCGTGGTGGGCGAGATCGGCCTGGGCAGCGTCAAGGACCCCGAAGAGGCCGCCCCCATGGTGCGCTGGGCCAAGAAAAACGGCATGACGGTGATGATGCACACCGGGGGGACCTCGATTCCCGGCAGCAGCACGATCACCGCTGCGATGGTGATCGCCACCGACCCGGATGTGGTCTCGCACCTCAACGGCGGCCCCACGGCGGTGGCCCCGGTGGAGGTTGAAAAGCTGATCCGGGAAACCGACCTGACCCTCGAAATCGTGCACTGCGGCAATCCCAAGGTGGCGGTCGAGGCCGGCCGGCTGTGCGCCGAAGCCGGCGCCCTGGGGCGGGTGATCATCGGCAACGACGCCCCGTCGGGGACCGGTGTCATCCCGCTGGGCATCCTGCGGGTGGTCAACCACCTGGCCAGCCTGACGCCGGTCAGCGCAGCCCAGGCCCTCTGCATGGCCAGCGGCAACACCGCCCGGGTCTACAAACTGAACCGCGGCGTGATCGCGGCCGGCCGCGAGGCCGACCTGGTGATCATGGATGCGCCCATGGGCTCGGTGGGGGCCGACGCCCTGGCCGCCATCGAAGCCGGCGATGTGCCCGGGGTGGCCATGGTGCTGGTGGACGGCCAGGTGGTGGTGGCCAAGAGCCGCAACACCCCGCCGCCCAAGCGCACCCCCACCGTGGTGTAG